Proteins from a single region of Mucilaginibacter daejeonensis:
- a CDS encoding alpha/beta hydrolase family protein, with protein sequence MRTTLTLFLVTALLFCGNAYAQPTVHGFEHMQVRLPGDTMDVLIKKKKGDELKRKPLLLFVQGSLPRPLIILDEEGKPYGTFPFRADSLLNNYHLVIISKPGIPLIAKRSELDNGFNYVSPGSKRFPVRYVRNNTISNYVRRDQKVLDRLLQQPWADPKKLVVAGHSEGATVAAKLASKDKRVTHLIYSGGNPMGRMMSILEDARAANDSTAGQNFEYWAKVVAHPERDTAALGDSYRTTFEASDPSLMTDLLALKIPVLVSYGTRDKAVHGCDQLHLLTIMQHRDNFHFKAYTGLEHNYFPVDKNGVPDQNVFNWDNVVLDWNDWLSGAKQKMHHVE encoded by the coding sequence ATGCGAACCACCTTAACCTTATTTTTGGTAACTGCATTACTATTTTGTGGCAACGCTTACGCCCAACCCACCGTTCATGGCTTTGAGCATATGCAGGTACGCTTGCCGGGCGATACGATGGACGTGCTGATCAAGAAGAAAAAAGGTGACGAGCTGAAGCGGAAGCCGCTGTTGTTATTTGTACAGGGGTCGTTGCCGCGGCCGCTCATCATTTTGGATGAGGAAGGAAAGCCTTACGGCACTTTCCCGTTCCGGGCCGATAGTCTGCTGAATAACTATCACCTTGTGATCATCTCCAAACCTGGTATACCGTTGATCGCCAAACGCAGTGAGCTGGATAATGGCTTCAATTATGTGTCGCCAGGCAGCAAGCGTTTCCCGGTCAGGTATGTGCGTAATAACACCATCAGCAATTACGTACGCCGCGATCAAAAGGTACTCGATCGCCTGTTGCAGCAACCCTGGGCCGACCCAAAAAAGCTCGTGGTAGCGGGCCATTCTGAAGGCGCCACAGTAGCTGCCAAACTGGCCTCCAAGGATAAGCGGGTAACGCACCTGATCTACTCGGGAGGCAACCCTATGGGCCGCATGATGTCAATCTTGGAAGATGCCCGGGCCGCTAATGACAGCACGGCCGGTCAAAATTTCGAGTACTGGGCCAAAGTAGTGGCTCACCCCGAACGTGACACCGCCGCATTGGGCGATAGTTATCGCACCACTTTCGAGGCGTCAGACCCGTCCTTAATGACAGATCTGCTGGCCCTGAAGATCCCGGTGCTGGTATCGTACGGCACCCGCGATAAGGCCGTGCATGGCTGCGACCAGCTGCACCTGCTCACCATCATGCAGCATCGTGACAATTTCCATTTCAAGGCCTACACCGGTTTGGAGCACAATTACTTCCCGGTGGATAAGAATGGCGTGCCCGACCAAAACGTTTTCAATTGGGACAATGTAGTGCTTGACTGGAACGACTGGCTCAGCGGCGCCAAACAAAAGATGCATCATGTGGAGTAG
- a CDS encoding energy transducer TonB, producing MNYQHFSRAVRYCALPALLTMTMVITGAKSYAQKSAADTTVYTSVQTLPQFPGGVDGFIKFMHTNLRYPAEAKKQKVQGRVNVNFVVERDGSLSNIKAVGRPNALLTDEALRTVKASPKWTPGKQNGKTVRTMYTVPVMFSL from the coding sequence ATGAATTATCAACATTTTAGTCGCGCGGTGCGCTATTGTGCGCTGCCTGCATTATTGACCATGACCATGGTGATCACCGGTGCGAAAAGCTACGCACAAAAAAGCGCGGCCGACACTACAGTGTACACCTCAGTACAGACCTTACCCCAATTTCCGGGGGGTGTAGATGGATTTATAAAATTCATGCACACCAATCTGCGTTATCCAGCTGAGGCTAAAAAGCAAAAAGTGCAGGGCCGCGTTAATGTGAACTTTGTGGTAGAGCGAGACGGAAGTCTATCGAACATTAAAGCGGTCGGCAGGCCCAATGCCCTGCTGACGGACGAGGCTTTAAGGACCGTTAAAGCATCACCCAAATGGACACCCGGTAAACAAAATGGCAAAACGGTACGCACCATGTACACAGTACCGGTCATGTTCTCGTTGTAG
- a CDS encoding peroxiredoxin family protein has translation MLLLQRKGRALAALFLLIITTLTAFGQAKLNKGTWRGVLNTAAGELPFNFEIKDAAGKQVMYILNAQERFKVTDIKVTGDSVLIHMPLFDSEFRLKRLGDRLQGNFIKHLGERDAATPFTAQYNVKYRFLEKPEPPLTNVSGRWSAIFGEGADRDTTVGEFVQTGNRLTGTFLTTTGDYRYLEGTVSGHKLYLSCFDGGHSFLFTADIADNDHLTNGRFGRTPWTAVRKADAKLPDAYSLTVLKPGYKTINFSFPDLNGNKVSLTDARFKNKVVILQIMGSWCPNCMDETAYLVNYYKKYHKKGVEVLGLAYERTTDMARSKKAVQQEKEHFNVPYPLLLTGYTSNKAETAKSLPMLSNFLAFPTTIIIDNKGEVRKIYTGFSGPGTGAYYTQFTEQFERLTDNLLAEK, from the coding sequence ATGTTACTACTCCAACGTAAAGGCCGCGCCTTAGCTGCTTTATTCCTTTTGATCATTACTACTTTAACGGCTTTTGGCCAGGCCAAACTTAATAAGGGTACCTGGCGTGGGGTGCTAAACACCGCCGCAGGCGAATTACCTTTCAACTTCGAGATAAAAGATGCCGCAGGCAAGCAGGTAATGTACATCCTCAACGCCCAGGAGCGGTTTAAGGTGACCGATATCAAAGTGACCGGCGATTCGGTGCTGATCCATATGCCGCTGTTCGATTCGGAGTTCAGGCTTAAAAGGCTTGGCGATCGTTTGCAGGGTAATTTTATTAAGCACCTGGGCGAGCGTGATGCTGCTACCCCATTCACCGCACAATATAATGTTAAGTATCGCTTTTTAGAAAAGCCTGAGCCGCCTTTAACTAATGTAAGCGGCAGGTGGTCGGCCATATTTGGAGAGGGTGCCGATCGAGATACCACCGTAGGTGAATTTGTGCAGACCGGTAACCGCCTCACCGGTACGTTTTTGACGACCACCGGCGATTACCGTTACCTGGAAGGCACCGTAAGTGGCCATAAATTATACCTGTCATGCTTTGATGGCGGGCACTCCTTCCTGTTCACGGCAGACATTGCCGACAATGACCACCTGACCAATGGCCGTTTTGGGCGTACGCCCTGGACAGCCGTACGGAAGGCCGATGCCAAACTGCCTGACGCCTACTCGCTTACCGTTTTAAAGCCGGGCTACAAAACCATTAACTTTTCTTTCCCTGATCTGAACGGCAATAAAGTATCGCTTACCGATGCCCGCTTTAAGAACAAGGTGGTGATCTTGCAGATCATGGGTTCATGGTGCCCTAATTGTATGGACGAGACAGCTTACCTGGTGAATTATTATAAAAAATATCACAAAAAGGGGGTAGAGGTATTGGGGTTGGCGTATGAACGTACCACCGACATGGCCCGCTCCAAAAAAGCCGTACAGCAAGAGAAAGAACACTTTAACGTGCCTTATCCGCTATTGCTCACCGGTTATACCAGCAATAAGGCCGAGACGGCCAAGAGCCTACCGATGCTGAGCAACTTCCTTGCGTTCCCGACCACCATCATTATCGATAATAAAGGGGAGGTGCGTAAGATCTATACCGGCTTTAGCGGACCGGGTACAGGCGCTTACTATACCCAATTTACAGAGCAGTTCGAGCGGTTGACAGACAATCTGCTGGCCGAAAAGTAG
- the pnuC gene encoding nicotinamide riboside transporter PnuC, translating to MHFLEAMLSWLQHQSILELTGVVTGLTCVYLAAINNIWNWPFAMVSTGIYIFIFAEAALYADMGQNIYLFGINVYGWYYWSRQPADAPKVPIIRMRREHLLWLIGLCATLTPILGILLTWLAPLLHYQPAAFPYIDSFCTVVSLTAQVFMARKILENWLIWIFVDVIYVAIYLIKDLQPTAFMFAIYALLAAKGYFDWRKQYRLQPA from the coding sequence ATGCATTTTTTGGAGGCCATGTTGAGCTGGTTACAACACCAAAGTATACTTGAGCTGACCGGCGTGGTCACCGGGCTTACCTGCGTGTACCTGGCAGCGATCAACAACATCTGGAACTGGCCTTTTGCTATGGTGAGCACCGGCATCTACATCTTCATATTCGCCGAGGCCGCCCTTTATGCTGATATGGGGCAGAACATTTATCTGTTCGGCATCAACGTATATGGCTGGTACTACTGGAGCCGCCAACCTGCCGATGCCCCCAAAGTACCCATTATACGCATGCGCCGCGAACATTTGCTATGGCTGATCGGGCTATGCGCTACACTCACGCCTATATTAGGTATCCTGCTCACGTGGCTGGCGCCGCTGCTACATTATCAACCAGCGGCCTTCCCTTATATCGATAGCTTTTGCACGGTGGTTAGTTTGACCGCCCAGGTGTTCATGGCCCGCAAGATATTGGAGAACTGGCTGATCTGGATATTTGTGGATGTGATCTATGTGGCCATTTACCTGATCAAAGACCTGCAACCCACCGCCTTCATGTTCGCTATATATGCTTTACTTGCCGCTAAAGGATACTTTGACTGGCGTAAGCAGTACCGTCTACAACCAGCTTAG
- a CDS encoding SDR family oxidoreductase: protein MDLHLNGKVALVLASSKGLGKAIAMALAKEGAKVAIASRDIAKLEKTAAEIRANTGSQVFAIQADVSKAEEIGRLIQRTGNEFGPIHILVNNAGGPPFAPFEQFGDEQWQQAFDQNLLSFVRTSRLVLPMMKAIGSGRIINIISGSVKAVLDNSVLSTSMRMGVVGMAKLLADEVGPHHITVNNVAPGLILTDRIKHTLPAGVDVQEALEKRAANIPLRRIGQPQELADLVTFLASNRAAYITGQTIQVDGGAGRNIY from the coding sequence ATGGATCTGCATCTGAACGGTAAGGTAGCATTGGTATTGGCGTCGAGCAAGGGATTGGGTAAGGCGATCGCTATGGCGCTGGCTAAAGAAGGGGCAAAGGTGGCCATCGCATCACGTGATATAGCGAAACTCGAGAAAACGGCCGCCGAGATAAGGGCCAACACCGGCTCGCAGGTCTTCGCTATACAAGCCGATGTGTCGAAAGCTGAAGAAATAGGTCGGCTGATCCAGCGCACCGGTAATGAATTTGGTCCTATACATATTTTGGTGAACAATGCCGGTGGGCCCCCCTTTGCACCGTTCGAGCAGTTCGGGGATGAGCAATGGCAGCAGGCATTCGATCAAAATCTGCTGAGTTTTGTACGCACGAGCCGCCTCGTGTTGCCAATGATGAAAGCTATTGGCAGCGGCCGTATCATCAATATCATTAGTGGGTCAGTGAAAGCAGTGTTAGATAACTCCGTACTCTCTACCAGTATGCGCATGGGCGTTGTGGGAATGGCCAAGCTACTGGCCGATGAGGTGGGCCCTCACCATATCACCGTGAATAATGTGGCCCCGGGCCTTATCCTCACCGATCGCATCAAGCACACTTTGCCAGCCGGTGTAGATGTGCAGGAAGCGCTGGAGAAACGCGCGGCCAACATTCCGTTAAGGCGAATAGGCCAACCTCAGGAGCTGGCCGATCTGGTAACGTTCCTGGCGTCAAACAGGGCAGCTTATATTACCGGGCAAACCATCCAGGTAGATGGCGGCGCAGGCCGTAATATTTACTAA
- a CDS encoding diacylglycerol kinase family protein, whose amino-acid sequence MFQPPIDGKPGPASAPVKVFRSFGYAFKGIASAIKSQLNVRVHLCFSVATTILGLILGLSATEWFCIILCFALVLSAELMNSAIETLTDLVSPEYNAKAGQVKDIAAGAVMIMAIFALGTGSVIILPKLITLIFHAA is encoded by the coding sequence ATGTTTCAGCCCCCCATTGATGGCAAACCCGGCCCGGCAAGCGCACCTGTAAAGGTGTTCCGCAGCTTTGGCTATGCCTTTAAGGGTATAGCTAGTGCCATAAAAAGCCAGTTGAACGTGCGGGTACACCTGTGTTTTTCCGTTGCTACCACTATACTGGGCTTGATCCTAGGCTTATCTGCTACCGAATGGTTCTGCATCATTTTGTGCTTTGCTCTGGTGCTGAGCGCTGAATTGATGAACAGCGCGATCGAGACCCTTACCGACCTGGTATCGCCCGAGTACAACGCGAAGGCCGGACAGGTAAAGGACATTGCGGCAGGCGCCGTCATGATCATGGCCATTTTTGCCTTGGGCACAGGATCGGTCATCATCTTACCTAAACTGATCACACTTATTTTCCATGCTGCATAA
- the recO gene encoding DNA repair protein RecO: MLHKTRGIVLKVTDHGDSGVIVQILTEKFGLRSYIIKGVKKPKAKISRNMLQHLHLLDMVVYHKNTGGVEHIRELKNAPLLHHIPYDVTKSSIALFLNEVLYKAIKQQADDEQLFEYIFNSIELLDNMTSGLANFHLIFLMGLTRYLGFYPDRTAISNASYFDLQNGVFSRTRPESAFFLSPPHTAHFEQLMNSSHDGTTNISISNDERRYLLSRLLEYYALHIEGFGNIRSHEILEEVLG, encoded by the coding sequence ATGCTGCATAAGACACGTGGCATCGTACTCAAAGTGACCGACCATGGCGACAGCGGCGTGATCGTGCAGATCCTGACCGAGAAATTCGGACTCCGGTCATACATCATTAAAGGGGTCAAAAAGCCTAAAGCGAAGATATCCCGCAATATGCTGCAGCATCTCCACCTTTTAGATATGGTGGTTTATCACAAAAATACGGGGGGAGTTGAACACATCCGTGAGTTAAAGAATGCCCCTTTGCTGCACCACATCCCTTATGATGTTACTAAAAGTAGTATTGCCCTATTTCTGAACGAGGTGTTGTACAAGGCCATCAAACAGCAGGCAGACGACGAGCAATTGTTCGAGTACATTTTCAACAGTATCGAACTATTGGATAATATGACCAGCGGTCTGGCCAATTTTCACCTGATCTTTTTGATGGGACTGACCCGCTACCTGGGTTTTTACCCCGACCGGACCGCCATTAGCAATGCCAGCTATTTCGACCTACAGAACGGCGTATTCAGCCGGACGAGGCCTGAAAGTGCTTTCTTTTTATCGCCACCGCATACCGCACACTTTGAGCAACTGATGAACAGCAGCCATGATGGTACTACTAACATCAGCATTAGTAACGACGAACGCCGCTATCTGCTTTCACGATTGCTGGAGTATTATGCACTTCACATTGAAGGCTTCGGCAACATCCGCTCGCACGAGATACTCGAAGAGGTACTGGGCTGA
- a CDS encoding AI-2E family transporter gives MRHLSQTLQLLLLFLVSITLLYVARPVLVPLAFGGLLAMLLMPVASWLERRGLSRGISTALSILLFALLVAGLVLLLRWQIADLVKDLAKLQDQLMKLFEQIKQYVRDQFGITSREQQRMLKEQQSGGMEKAAGVAMGTITTTLGLLVDTLLVMVYVFCILFFRSHFKNFVLRVVSLENRTTAEKVMHKVSKVAQQYLTGLGLMIMMLWVMYGIGFSIVGIKGAIFFAILCGTLEIVPFAGNITGTAITVLIAFAQGGSMDMVIGVLITYAIVQFTQSYVLEPLVVGEQVNLNPLFTILIIVVGEAIWGIPGMVLSIPLLGMFKVICDHVEPLKPYGYLIGNQTVKEDKSFFKRLFGKDED, from the coding sequence ATGCGCCACTTATCCCAAACCCTGCAATTACTCCTCCTATTCTTAGTATCGATCACTTTGCTTTACGTGGCCAGGCCTGTACTGGTACCTTTGGCCTTTGGCGGGTTATTGGCCATGCTACTCATGCCTGTTGCCAGTTGGCTGGAGCGCAGAGGACTGTCGCGCGGCATATCCACCGCACTTAGTATTTTATTATTTGCGTTGTTGGTGGCTGGCTTGGTTCTGCTGCTGCGTTGGCAGATCGCCGATCTGGTAAAAGATCTGGCCAAACTACAGGATCAGCTCATGAAGCTTTTTGAGCAGATCAAACAATACGTTCGCGACCAGTTCGGTATCACCTCTCGCGAGCAGCAGCGCATGCTCAAGGAGCAGCAATCGGGCGGAATGGAGAAGGCTGCCGGTGTGGCCATGGGTACGATCACTACCACGCTCGGCTTACTGGTCGATACGCTTTTGGTAATGGTGTATGTATTTTGCATCCTGTTCTTTCGATCCCACTTTAAAAACTTTGTATTAAGGGTGGTATCGTTAGAGAACCGTACCACTGCCGAAAAGGTAATGCATAAGGTGAGTAAGGTGGCGCAGCAATACTTGACCGGGCTTGGCCTGATGATCATGATGCTGTGGGTGATGTACGGTATAGGGTTCAGCATAGTTGGTATCAAAGGGGCGATATTCTTTGCGATCTTGTGTGGCACACTTGAGATCGTTCCGTTCGCCGGTAACATTACCGGCACTGCCATCACGGTGCTGATCGCTTTTGCGCAGGGAGGCAGCATGGATATGGTGATCGGTGTACTGATCACCTATGCGATCGTTCAGTTCACGCAAAGCTATGTGCTCGAACCGCTGGTGGTGGGCGAGCAAGTGAACCTGAATCCATTATTTACGATATTGATCATCGTAGTGGGCGAGGCTATCTGGGGTATCCCCGGTATGGTGCTGTCCATCCCGTTGTTAGGGATGTTCAAGGTGATATGCGATCATGTGGAGCCGTTAAAGCCATATGGATACCTGATCGGTAACCAGACCGTTAAGGAAGACAAGAGCTTTTTCAAGCGCCTGTTCGGCAAGGACGAGGACTAA
- a CDS encoding MarR family winged helix-turn-helix transcriptional regulator, whose amino-acid sequence MEYDLVRNLGYKALDSRFKRISDRISHDVRKLYRSLNIDVEPHWYLVFMLLEAKDNVSITHIAEQLGYSHPTAVMLVKKMSEKGYLTSTNDLADRRKQMVSLSEKAKTLMPSLKILWKSCEEALLQIIGEDNSRLMHSLDQIDRSMKEISFHDRFKEAYQMTNTKER is encoded by the coding sequence ATGGAATATGACCTTGTCAGAAATTTAGGATACAAAGCACTCGATAGCCGCTTCAAAAGGATCAGCGACCGCATCTCACATGATGTCAGAAAACTCTACCGATCGTTAAACATTGATGTCGAACCACATTGGTATCTGGTGTTCATGCTTTTAGAAGCTAAGGATAACGTATCGATAACTCACATTGCCGAGCAGTTGGGCTATTCCCATCCCACGGCCGTGATGTTAGTTAAGAAAATGTCGGAAAAAGGTTATTTAACGAGCACGAACGACCTCGCTGACCGCCGCAAACAAATGGTGTCATTGTCTGAAAAAGCCAAGACCTTGATGCCGTCGCTCAAAATACTTTGGAAGAGTTGTGAAGAGGCGCTCTTGCAGATCATTGGAGAAGATAATTCCCGATTGATGCATAGCCTGGACCAAATAGATCGATCCATGAAAGAGATCTCCTTTCATGACCGGTTCAAAGAGGCTTATCAGATGACCAACACTAAAGAAAGATGA
- a CDS encoding serine hydrolase domain-containing protein → MTNNGFYTILIASSICLATSSPAAKYSNKVSDHAYLTKPTKARHDSIEHIIRAEMANLLLDPHFSAVSGVVVSHNDTYQIHMGKLADLQVPNDRTLYEIGSLTKTYTAILISQAVFDHKVDLDVDIRQYLKGKWPHLILKDGRSVTLRHLITHTSGLPMNINCDQIGQSVKERADCLRSFTKKNFFDQLALIDLKEATGDTYRYSNAGVQLAGYIVEDAYASNQKKLLKKYVFERSKEDRTYIIVPANYHHRLAVGKDSSGTPMPVIDGGYSYAGGLKASTRSMSRFINMYLKGNDPVVEQTMTLLAGNEQYGRAYIWNTYQYNTEDRMLYHSGGTFGSSSWLAIYPKSKVGIFLVTNVMTNDTQRKLNEVSNKIYEKLKSGRYL, encoded by the coding sequence ATGACCAATAACGGATTTTATACCATCCTGATCGCCTCATCCATATGCCTTGCAACGTCGTCTCCTGCGGCTAAATACTCGAATAAGGTCTCCGATCATGCCTACCTGACCAAACCGACCAAGGCTCGGCACGACAGCATTGAGCATATCATACGAGCTGAGATGGCTAACCTGCTTCTGGACCCTCACTTTTCTGCGGTCTCGGGCGTGGTGGTATCGCATAACGATACTTATCAGATCCATATGGGTAAACTTGCTGATCTGCAGGTACCGAACGATCGAACCCTTTATGAGATCGGCTCATTAACAAAAACCTATACTGCGATATTGATATCACAGGCCGTTTTTGATCACAAAGTGGATCTTGATGTGGATATACGCCAATATTTGAAAGGCAAATGGCCTCATCTGATATTAAAAGATGGTCGCTCGGTCACGCTACGTCATCTGATCACACATACATCGGGCTTACCCATGAATATCAATTGCGATCAAATAGGTCAAAGTGTCAAAGAGCGGGCTGATTGTTTACGATCATTTACGAAGAAAAATTTCTTTGACCAGTTGGCTCTTATCGATCTGAAGGAGGCCACGGGTGATACTTACCGTTATTCAAACGCCGGCGTTCAATTGGCCGGTTACATTGTTGAAGATGCCTATGCGAGCAACCAAAAGAAGCTTTTAAAGAAATATGTATTTGAACGATCAAAGGAGGACCGGACCTATATCATCGTGCCCGCGAACTACCACCATCGACTGGCAGTTGGAAAAGACAGTTCAGGAACACCGATGCCTGTGATCGATGGTGGCTATAGCTATGCGGGAGGCTTAAAGGCCTCGACCCGATCCATGTCCAGGTTCATCAACATGTATTTGAAAGGTAACGACCCCGTGGTTGAACAAACGATGACGCTGCTTGCGGGAAATGAACAGTATGGCAGGGCATACATCTGGAATACTTACCAATATAATACCGAAGACCGCATGCTCTACCACAGCGGCGGCACATTCGGCAGTTCCTCTTGGTTAGCCATTTATCCCAAAAGTAAAGTTGGGATATTTTTGGTCACTAATGTGATGACCAACGACACTCAACGTAAATTAAATGAGGTGTCGAACAAAATATATGAAAAGTTAAAGAGTGGTCGATATTTGTAG
- a CDS encoding sensor histidine kinase: MLYTFLSHGASMKFNTALFVTVLGMALLAATKESNNVSKALAAFIVLFSALTLAEHIFNADLKIDQWLLMDTATDATSEHPGRMSVFTAFTFLLVAAGLELALYKRYVSGQLILGIALLTIYATLVGIIFNIGGLFKFGRYSSVALPTCVGLFSAVLGCLCCTARQGWLREISSNYSGAVTARYVVASYFFSLPIFVGLLLLMLAKANVSPDFAIVVLMTGFAALSVPIAVIALRKLNRSDEKATWLTAELQASSQQLRYSNEELNRKNKELDNLIYIISHDLKTPIMSLQGSIDILERKLAVQMDEKEKQLFAIPRRSVKRLSDTIKHLSEVIKAQKLADDAQEEIDLCELISEIEAELQNTIRDTDAKITVDIDNCRIRYKRMHLHSIMQNLLTNALKFRHPGRPPVIRITAASKSDDIEICVADNGLGIPEKQMPALFHKYKRFHEDVEGTGVGLYLIQQLLKMHGGTISAKSKEGQGTTFTLCLPAQPDHQ; this comes from the coding sequence ATGCTCTACACTTTTCTGTCGCACGGCGCTTCCATGAAATTTAATACCGCACTGTTCGTGACCGTGCTTGGTATGGCCCTTTTGGCGGCCACTAAAGAGAGCAATAATGTGTCGAAAGCACTTGCTGCATTCATCGTTCTTTTTAGTGCTTTGACATTGGCTGAGCACATCTTTAATGCTGATCTGAAGATCGACCAGTGGTTATTGATGGATACGGCCACCGATGCAACGTCCGAACATCCCGGACGAATGTCAGTATTCACGGCCTTTACATTTTTGCTGGTAGCTGCAGGGCTCGAATTGGCATTATATAAAAGGTACGTTTCGGGGCAATTGATACTGGGCATCGCCTTGCTTACGATCTACGCTACGTTAGTGGGCATCATATTTAACATCGGTGGCTTATTTAAATTTGGCAGGTATTCTTCCGTAGCACTGCCAACATGTGTAGGGCTGTTTAGCGCTGTATTAGGATGTTTGTGCTGTACCGCCAGGCAAGGCTGGCTGCGGGAGATATCATCGAACTACTCTGGGGCGGTGACCGCACGCTACGTGGTGGCCAGCTACTTTTTCTCATTACCGATCTTTGTGGGCTTGCTTTTGCTGATGTTAGCCAAGGCTAACGTATCACCCGACTTTGCCATCGTGGTGCTCATGACCGGGTTCGCAGCACTGAGTGTACCTATCGCTGTCATTGCCTTGAGGAAACTGAACAGATCTGACGAGAAGGCGACCTGGCTCACCGCAGAACTTCAGGCCAGCAGCCAGCAACTTCGTTACAGCAATGAGGAGCTGAACCGTAAAAACAAGGAACTTGATAACCTGATCTATATCATTAGCCACGATCTCAAAACACCTATCATGTCTTTGCAGGGTTCCATCGATATTTTGGAGCGAAAGCTGGCCGTTCAAATGGACGAGAAAGAAAAACAATTGTTCGCTATACCCCGCCGGTCGGTGAAGCGCCTGTCTGATACGATCAAGCATTTAAGCGAGGTGATCAAAGCGCAAAAGCTGGCCGATGATGCTCAGGAAGAGATCGACCTTTGTGAGCTGATCAGTGAGATAGAGGCGGAATTACAGAACACTATCCGCGACACGGATGCGAAGATCACCGTTGATATTGACAACTGCAGGATTCGTTATAAGAGGATGCACCTGCATAGTATCATGCAAAATCTGCTTACCAATGCCCTCAAGTTTCGTCATCCCGGCCGACCGCCAGTGATCAGGATAACAGCTGCATCGAAAAGCGATGACATCGAGATCTGCGTTGCCGACAATGGCCTTGGTATCCCCGAAAAACAGATGCCCGCCTTATTCCATAAATATAAACGCTTTCATGAGGACGTGGAGGGTACCGGCGTAGGCTTATACCTGATACAGCAATTATTAAAGATGCACGGCGGGACCATTAGCGCTAAAAGTAAAGAGGGGCAGGGTACTACCTTTACGCTATGTTTACCGGCACAGCCTGACCATCAATAG